In Physeter macrocephalus isolate SW-GA chromosome 2, ASM283717v5, whole genome shotgun sequence, a single window of DNA contains:
- the LOC102985533 gene encoding LOW QUALITY PROTEIN: methyl-CpG-binding domain protein 3-like 1 (The sequence of the model RefSeq protein was modified relative to this genomic sequence to represent the inferred CDS: inserted 6 bases in 3 codons; substituted 2 bases at 2 genomic stop codons) produces MVKTSQRKQRDCXETNPKRGLSTSIPLRMSXYVFKRLVTRITSYPGNEIRCHQWEETLDKPQQVLWQKRLHGFQPFSGTREPLSTLDLAKALQKLATSCTGESLPGVLTGGLNSSPRPTPAXPSDLAEMIPGAGLGISQLLCKQFPVTEEDIRKQEXVKMARERLRIALIADRLAIKAEKVRGXEGCPDKHC; encoded by the exons ATGGTCAAGACTTCACAGAGGAAGCAACGTGATTG AGAAACCAATCCAAAGCGTGGCTTAAGCACCTCCATCCCTTTGAGAATGTC GTACGTATTCAAGAGGCTGGTTACTAGAATCACATCTTATCCTGGCAATGAGATCAGATGCCATCAATGGGAGGAAACCTTGGACAAGCCCCAGCAAGTGCTCTGGCAGAAGAGACTGCATGGATTCCAGCCCTTCAGTGGAACCAGAGAACCCTTAAGTACTTTGGATCTTGCCAAAGCCTTGCAAAAACTTGCAACTAGTTGCACAGGTGAATCTCTGCCAGGAGTTCTCACAGGTGGTCTGAACTccagccccaggcccacccctgCCTAGCCTTCAGATTTGGCAGAGATGATTCCAGGAGCTGGTCTGGGTATCTCACAGCTCCTCTGCAAACAATTTCCGGTGACTGAGGAAGATATCAGGAAACAGGA AGTGAAGATGGCAAGAGAGAGACTGAGGATAGCATTGATTGCAGACAGGCTAGCTATCAAGGCAGAAAAAGTGAGGGGCTAAGAAGGATGTCCTGACAaacactgttga